From a single Apium graveolens cultivar Ventura chromosome 2, ASM990537v1, whole genome shotgun sequence genomic region:
- the LOC141706042 gene encoding NAC domain-containing protein 86-like, which yields MAPMSLPPGFRFHPTDEELVAYYLDRKISGHPIELEIIPEVDLYKCEPWDLPDKSYLPSKDMEWYFYSPKDRKYPNGSRTNRATRAGYWKATGKDRSVQSNKVAVGMKKTLVYYRGRAPHGIRTNWVMHEYRLTQSLYGETSSNAPSLKDSYALCRVFKKAIHMPKSAKEDQTNIDITAGVSEPGSEMGDDQINDQDDCKLLPSDASSSDLTEGTPIEGAAITDCLQAPLLSETEANSTIINYCPSTPQFYQGPNIPNYLSMQYEETCYTPLAIEDFPQIEISGEPKSSTKAPADQALHDPFMYNLYASGTMMLEEIMSLCSAQDNSIVN from the exons ATGGCACCAATGAGTCTTCCTCCTGGATTCAGATTTCATCCAACGGATGAGGAACTCGTAGCTTACTATCTTGATCGTAAAATTTCCGGCCATCCCATTGAGCTTGAAATCATTCCGGAAGTTGATCTATACAAATGTGAACCCTGGGATTTACCAG ATAAATCCTACTTACCTAGCAAAGATATGGAGTGGTACTTCTACAGTCCAAAGGATCGAAAGTATCCGAACGGGTCCAGAACAAACCGGGCAACCCGAGCAGGATACTGGAAAGCAACAGGGAAAGATAGGTCAGTGCAGTCAAATAAAGTAGCGGTTGGGATGAAGAAGACTCTGGTATATTATAGAGGAAGGGCACCTCATGGCATTAGAACTAATTGGGTTATGCACGAGTATCGCCTTACACAATCCCTTTACGGAGAAACCTCTTCTAATGCCCCATCACTAAAG GATTCTTATGCATTATGTCGAGTTTTCAAGAAGGCAATACACATGCCTAAAAGTGCTAAAGAGGACCAGACGAATATTGATATAACAGCAGGAGTTTCCGAACCAGGATCCGAAATGGGTGATGATCAGATTAATGATCAAGATGATTGCAAACTACTACCCTCCGATGCTTCTTCTTCAGATCTCACTGAAGGTACACCTATTGAAGGTGCTGCCATTACTGATTGCCTACAAGCTCCATTACTCTCAGAGACTGAAGCTAACAGTACCATTATCAATTACTGTCCATCAACACCTCAATTTTACCAg GGTCCAAATATTCCGAATTATTTAAGCATGCAGTATGAAGAAACATGTTACACGCCCCTGGCAATAGAAGATTTTCCACAAATTGAGATATCTGGAGAGCCTAAGTCGTCGACGAAAGCACCTGCAGATCAAGCATTGCATGATCCCTTCATGTACAATTTATACGCGAGTGGGACGATGATGCTTGAAGAGATCATGTCACTGTGCTCTGCTCAAGACAACTCTATTGTTAATTGA